The DNA segment TGAACTTTGCCCCGACCAACCTCTATACTGAAAAACAAATTATCATTATATTCAGCTCATGAATTTTTGCCGCTCTTAATTTTTTGCTCGAGCGTATAACTTATAACTGCATCTAACAGTGAAAGTAGCAATTTTTGGAGCTGGCATTGCCGGCTTGAGTGCAGCCCTTGAACTGGTCGACCTCGGATATAACGTTGAAATCTATGAGAAACGAAAAATTCTCGGCGGCAAGGTTTCTGTTTGGAAAGATAACGACGGTGATTCGATCGAGTCGGGGCTGCACATAGTTTTCGGTGGTTATGAACAATTACAGACCTATCTTGATAGGGTTGGAGCCGGCGACAACTATCTTTGGAAAGAACACTCTCTCATCTATGCCGAGCCTGATGGAAAACAGTCGCTTTTCAAAAAAGCCAACCTGCCGAGTCCCTGGGCCGAGGTCGTTGGCGGCCTGCAGGCTGATTTTCTTACGATGTGGGACAAAGTTTCTCTAATCAAAGGCCTCTATCCCGCTCTCGCCGGAAATGAAGAATATTTTCGTAGCCAGGATCATATGACGTATTCGGAATGGCACCGCTTAAGAGGCGCCTCCGAAAACTCCCTGCAAAAACTCTGGAGAGCAATTGCGCTTGCAATGAACTTTATAGAACCGAATGTCATCAGCGCGCGTCCGATGCTGACAATATTCAAGTATTTCGGTACAGATTACGCTGCGACAAAATTCGCTTTTTTCCGCGAAAACCCTGGGGACTCCATGATCGAGCCCATGCGCCGGTATATCCAGAGTAAAGGGGGCAGAATCTTTATCGATGCCAAACTTTCCCATTTTGACCTCAACGAAAGCGGTTCCATTGAACGGGCCGTCCTCAGCGATGGTCATCCGGTTGAAGCCGATGCCTATATCTCTGCTCTCCCGGTACACAATGTCAAAAAAATATTACCGAAACAGTGGTTGCACCATAATTATTTCTCCGATCTTTATCAGTTTACAGGCAGCCCTGTAGCCAATTGTCAACTATGGTTCGACAAAAAAATAACCGATACCGATAACCTGATGTTTTCTCAGGGAACGATTTTCGCAACCTTTGCCGACGTATCCATCACCTGCCCGAATGATTTCCAGCAAGGTACTGGTACAGCAACAGGGGGCAGCGTCATGAGTCTGGTGCTTGCACCGGCACATCATCTCATGGATATGCCAAACGAGGTCATTACAGAAATGATCATGAAAGACATCCACGATCGTTTCCCGAAGTCAAGGCATGCCAAATTGCTGAAATCAACGATAGTAAAAATACCCGAGTCAGTCTATCAAGCAGTTCCTGATGTGGACAAGTTCAGACCCGATCAAATCAGTCCGATCGACAATTTCTATCTTGCGGGAGACTATACTTATCAGCGATATCTCGCATCGATGGAAGGCGCTGCGCTCAGCGGTCGTCACGTTGCTGAAAAACTGCATGTAAGAGTCGGGAAGTAAGCATCTGCAACCCCAAGAAAACCTGTTTTCACCGGCAAGTTCTGTTATTTTGAAAGGCGTCGCGTATCCTTGTAAACTTTGCAGTGTCATATGTAACGGCTTATGGACACTCCCCTGCTCATCGTTTTTACGAGAAACCCTGTAAAAGGGCGAGTCAAAAAACGCCTTGCCGCAGCGACAAGTGACGACTTTGCATTGAAAGTTTACAACAAACTCCGGAGCATCACCCAAGAAGCATCATCAGCAAGCGGAGCCGACATTGCAGTCTACTACGATAACCACTTGCCTGATGATGATATTTTCCAGGGAGCGAAAACCAAGACTTTTTTACAGGAGGGGAATGATCTCGGCACTCGCATGTTCAATGCCTTCAAGCAGGGTTTTTCAGAAAACTACCGTCGCATAGCACTGATAGGAACCGACTGTCCCGAACTTACAGGAACAATAATCAGAAGCGCTTTTGGCGCCCTGGAGCAACACCATGCGGTACTTGGGCCGGCAAAGGACGGCGGTTACTATCTCATAGGGTTGCGTGCGCTCCTTTCTGAACTTTTTATCGGCAAGCAATGGAGCACCAGTACTGTCTGTCGGGAAGCGAAGAATGAACTCGATCGTCATGGCCTTGATTATGCTTTGCTACAAACCCTTTCCGATATAGATACCGTTGAAGACCTCGGAAATTTTACACTGGATTGATCATGGACATAAGCATTATCATTCCAACGTATAATGAGGCCGAAACCATTGCCGGAACACTTTCCAACATCTGTAACGCCAATGGTGCAGGAAACAATATCGAAGTCATTGTCAGTGATGCCGGCGATGACAACACGATCCGCATTGCCGGCAAATTCCCCGTCAGAACCTGCCGCTCGCCAAAAGGCCGCTCGATACAGATGAACCGGGGAGCACAAATCGCAACAGGTCAAATACTATACTTCCTTCACGCCGACACTGTACCGCCTCCCGGGTTTGCAGACAGCATTGTAAGCGCTGTAGAACAGGGTAAATCTGCCGGTTGTTTCCAATTGTGCTTCGACGATCCTCACTGGCTTATGCAAACCTATGGATGGTTTACACGGCTTCCCCTGATGGTCTGCAGGGGTGGCGACCAGTCTCTTTTCATCACTCGTGATCTTTTCAGCCGGATCGGCGGTTTCAATGAAAAAATGCGTATAATGGAGGATATCGAGATAATTGAACGCATCAACAGACACACTGTATTTACCATACTTGATGATGCTGTAATCACATCCGCAAGAAAATATGCTGTAAACGGCAGAATCAGGTTACAGGTGATTTTCGGGACGATCCATCTGCTCTATGCACTGGGATTCGATTTAGACCTTTTAACAAACTTCTATTCTCGAAACATCTCCTGAAACCACCTTATCCAGCAAAGCAAAAGAGCAGTATAAACTTTATAGCCCATCTTTTAAGGTGGTATATGTTATATTGGCTAATAATAGCATGTTCGCAAGCAATGAAATAAAGCAACATTACCCGCAGTCACTGATCAAATCTGAACCTAACCATGACCCAAGAGAAAAAAGAACAACAAGCGATTCAAAACGCAACATCACAAGATGATATTGCCGGCAGTAATGAAGCCAGTATCCCTCTGCTTATGGAAAACATTGGCATACTTCTCGATTCTGCATTCAGCTCAATGGCAGAAATGGTTGACTCAGTAAATTCACTGACCGGACAGATCACAGACAATGTTAACATTACAGTAAATTCCGAATCTGTTCAGGATGTTCTTGAGGGCTTGAGTTCTGCTTCGCAATCACTGATTTCAGGTGTCAATTCTACAATCAAGGGAGTCAATACAGCACTTGAATCCAAGGAGCTAAAGGAAACCTTTGACAGCTTGGGACAGTTATGGAATACAGTAACTGGAAGTTTTGGTTCAGTGATACAGGCTGCGCCCGTGCAGGAAATCATAGAAAATGTCAGTGCCGGAATCGGTCAGGTTACAGGAAACGTTGGTGGAATGGTATTTCAACAGGAGGCGGACACAAAACATCCCAAGGCTGTTGAAATACCGTTCACTCAAAAGGACCCCTGCTGCGGACATGAGAGTAAAAAAACCACGATTGATACGGAAAAGAACCATACAAGTCAGCCTCTGCAGAAAAATGTAAAGAAACACAGAAGAAAAAATTGACAGGGCCAAACCGGAATTCATTTCTCTACCCTAAAGAGTTATCAGTTTCCCCATATGCCCCCAAGACAGGAAAAGTTTGTGTTACGTTCAGAAAACAGCCATAAGAAACCCCCATCAAGCTCCAGTACAGCAAAACAGTATCGGGTTTTAATCGCCGACGACGATAAATCTACCCGTATTCTGTTAAACCATTTTCTAAAAAAAATGGGTTATCTGCCTGTTGACGCAATCGACGGAGAGGAATGTATTTCGATTCTCGAAAGAGAAAAAATAGACATCCTTCTCCTGGATATCAACATGCCGAAAAAAGACGGTTTCGGAGTCATGTCGTATCTCCGAAAAAAAGAAATTCCGATACCGGTCATCATGATTACCGCTCTCAATGACATACCCAATACGGTAAAATGCATTAAAATGGGCGCGTACGAATATCTCACCAAGCCGCTGGATGTGGACCGGCTTCAGATCGTCATGAGAAATGCAATCAGTGAATCGGAACTTCACGATGCAGTTTCCCAGCTAAAAAAAGAGCTGAAAACCAAGGAAATCTTCAGACAAATCATTGGAGAAAGCTCTTCGATCAAACAAACAATGGAACAGGCTCTGCAGGTCATGGAAACGGACCTCAATGTCCTGATAATCGGAGAAAGCGGAACCGGCAAGGAGCTTTTCGCTCAGGCCATTCATGAAGGCAGCAAAAGAAAACACGGCCCTTTTATCTCTGTCAATTGCGCAGCTATTTCTCACGAACTTGCAGAAAGCCTTCTTTTCGGACACTCCAAAGGCTCATTTACCGGTGCGAACAATGACCACGAAGGATTTTTTGAACAAGCCGATCAGGGTACGCTTTTCCTTGATGAAATCGGAGATATGAACGCAGATATACAAGCAAAAGTACTCAGAGCCATTCAGGAGAAGAAGATTCGAAGGGTCGGAGAAAAAATCGAACGCAGCATCAACTTCAGGGTCATTTCCGCAACCCACTGGAATTTCGCTCATGCACTCGACAGCAATTCCTTCAGAGACGACCTCTATTATAGACTCGAAGAGTATCCGCTTTACATCCCACCACTTCGGGAGCGAAAAGAAGATATCCCTTTTCTGGCAAAGCACTTCCTCGAAAAGTTTTGCAGTGCAAATAACATCAAACAGTTGAGCCTTACGCCTGAAGCTACCGAGGAAATGGTGGAATATCACTGGCCTGGCAATATTCGCGAACTTAAAAACGCCATTCAGCGAACAGCGATCAGTAGCAAAAACATTGGAGAAATAACCTCGATATTACGGCACAGAGGTGGACATATCAGAAAAAACGATCAAAAGATCGCCACTCCGAATAACTGTACCCACCTCGAAACATCTTGTAAAAAAGAAAAAATTCAGAGCCTCGAGGAAATCGAACGCCGCGCAATCGAAGAGGCTTATAAAGCCTGTGAAGGCAACCCGACAAAAACCGCTCAAGCCCTCGGCATTGGAAGAGCCACGCTTTATCGAAAACTCAAGAAATTCGGGCTCAACTAAAAAACGACGAGCAGCACGGCACCGCCCTTTTTTCACTCGTCGTTCACTACCGGCATAGACTTTCCGGTGCTGATTCCCGTATGTCCGAAACCTCCATTGCCACGCTCTGTCTGTGATAGTGAATTCACTTCTTCGAGCGCCACATGTTCGTAACGAGCAACAACCATTTGAGCAATTCGATCACCATGTTGAACCGTAAACGGCTTTTTTCCATAATTGACGAGAATCACCTTGACCTCTCCTCTGTAGTCTGCATCGATGGTAGCCGGTGTATTGGGTAGAGAGATCAAATGTTTGAGAGCCAAACCGCTGCGCGGTCTGAGCTGAGCCTCAAAACCTTCGGGCAGCTCGATACACAACCCCGTGGGAATGAGCGCTGTTGTGAAAGGATCGATTTCCAAAGGAGCATCCAGACATGCAGCCAGATCCATGCCAGCTGCATTCGCCGTTGCATAACGAGGAAGAATGGCTTTTTGATTTATACGGACTATCTTTACCGTAGACATTGCAGTATGCGATTTTTATTGGTTTTTGTTCAAGATAACTCATTCAGACAATACAACATTGACCGTGGATAATAAAACAGAAAAGGTTTACGCTCTTGCTTTCGGTGCTCATCCCGATGATGTAGAGCTTTCTTGCGGGGCAACATTGCTGAAACTCATCGATGAAGGCCAAACTGTTGCCGTATGTGATCTCACTCAGGGCGAAATGGGAACCCTCGGTTCACCGGAAACAAGAAAAACAGAATCCGCCAAGGCAACAAAAGTCATGGGTTACACAAAACGCATAACGCTCGATCTTGGAGACTCAAAACTCCACGACACCGAAGAGGCACAGAAAGAAATCATCCGGGTCATTCGTCATTTTCAACCCTGCGTGGTGTTCACCAACCCTCCAGACGAACGACATCCTGATCATATCAAAGCATCGCGCCTGGTTTATGATGCGATTTTCTATGCCGGACTCAAAAAAATCACCACGCTGCACAACGGCAAGAAACAGGAACCTTACAGACCGCCGCATCTGCTCTACTATATGCAGTTCAAGCACTTCGACCCGTCTATCATCGTCGATGTCACAGCAACGTTCGAACGATCCAGAACAGGAATCCTCGCTTTCGGTTCACAATTCTACAGGGAAGGTGAGACAAACGAACCGGAAACCTTGATCCAGCGAAAAGAATTTCTCAGCGGACTCGAGGCCCGAGCCCGATATCTCGGAGAACAGATTGGAACCGGATATGGAGAAGGTTTTAGTGCACCAGGTCCTATCAAAGCAGCTACGTTCACTGCCCTGTTTCCAGAAAACTGACCGCTCTCTCAACCGAACATCTCAAAACCCACATTGCAACCCACCGGACACGTCATCCGGCTGTAGAGCAGTTACTTCCTCATCAATTATAATCCATCTTCGCCGTGCTTCTTCCTCTCAGAAACTTATCCGCATACAGAGCGGCACGGCACCCTTCAGAAGCAACAATAATCGCCTGCTTGATATCCTTGCATAAAATATCCCCTGCGGCAAAAACACCAGGTACGGATGTAGAAAAATCCGCCCCTATCTTCAGACAACTTTCTTCGACACAATCAAGCTGCCCTCCCGCGTAATCGATAATCGGAGAAGAACCGCTCAGATAAAGAAAAACGCCGTCTACTTCGAGTGGAGCATTCTCTCCACGGATTGTAAGAGACTCAACTGCTTTGTCCCCGTTAATCGCAACAATGCTTTGGTTATACCGCACTTCAATATTCGGCTGAAAATCGAGTCCCTCGACCATTTCGGACGGTGCCGAAAACGAGGATGTCGGACAGAGCAAATACACTTTCCCTGCAAAGCGTGAGAGCACCTTCGCTTCTTCTACCGCTTCTCCGGTTCGGCCGGCAACGGCAACAACCTGTCCCTTGTAAAATGCAGCATCACAGGTAGCGCAATAGCTGACACCAACCCCCAAGAGTTCCTGCTCTCCCTTTATCTTCCTGCTCTTTCCCATCGAACCGGTAGCGAGAATCAAAGCTTTTGCCCTGAACACCTTGCCGCTTGCCGTAAAAACATTCTTTTCTCGTTTGCTCAGATCCAGGCCGGTTACTTTTTCTCTGAAAAACTTTGCCCCGAACGATTCAGCCTGACTTTTCATCGAATCAAGCAGTTCGATACCGGAGATATCCGAACGAACACCGGGATAGTTGGCGATAACGTGAGCCATACCGAGAGCACCTGCATGGGGGTCCTTATCAAGGACAACTGTTCGTAATTCAGCCCTTGCGGCATAGATAGCTGCGGACAAACCTGCAGGCCCTCCCCCTACAATCACAACATCATAGTGTTCTGTATTCATGAAATATTACCTGTTTATAACTGTTCTTTCTATCAATCGTTTCATATTGTCAAGAATTCCCTAAATTTCTCAAAGGTATCATTTCCTTGCAAAAAACACAGGTCATGCAAAAAATAGTAGTCTGGTTATCATTTTTTTTTCTCTGCAGCACGCTTCCCTCTTGCAGTAGTCCACAGGAATACCGTTCGGATCACATTACCATAGGTATCGATGGCGACTTCGACCACCTCAACCCCCTGCTCATACAGCTCTCTCTCTCTCGAGAGGTTTGCACGCTTATATTCCCATCCTTGACAAAACCCTCCTATGACCAAGAAAAAGGAAGTATCGAATTCAAACCAAACGCAGCCGAGAGCTGGGAGTTCAGTGATGACGGGAAAAAAGCAGTGTTTTATCTCAGAAAAGATGCGGTTTGGCAAGACGACGAACCGTTAACATCGGAAGACTTCAAGTTTTCGTACCAGCTCTACGCAAATCCTGAAATTGCCAGCACTCGCCAACACTACCTCAACGACCTTTTGGCGCTCGATGATGGCAGCATCGATTTTGAAAACAGTGTCGAAACACCTGACGATCATACTCTGGTTCTGAAGTTCAATAAACCGATGGCTCCAGCCATTATCCTCGATCATTTCAATGATCTTATGCCGGTCGCGAAGCATATTTTCGATTCGATTCCTCCCGAAGAAATCCGTATGCGAGCAGCAGAAACCCCGATTGTCGGTGCAGGCCCTTTCAAGGTGAAGGAATGGGCTCGGCAGCAAAAACTTGTACTCGTATCGAACGAGAAATCGATATTACCTCATCCTGCACTGATTTCCACCATGAGCTTCATCATCGCCCCGGAGTACACCACACGCCTTGCCATGCTGAAATCAGGACAGCTTGATGCACTCATATCTGCTGGCGGGATAAACCCGAAAGACCTCCCGGAACTGCAAAAGACAAACCCGGAGATCATGATAAAACCCGTCAAGAATCGATATTTCGACAGTATCGTATGGCTGACCATCGACGGGGAGTCTTATAGAAAGCATGAGGAAATCAAACCGAATTTATTCTTTGGGGATAAAAAGGTCCGTCAAGCCATGACCTATGCCATAGACCGCCAAGCCATAATCGATGGCTTCATGGGCCCGAAGCATGCCGTGGTAGTCAATACATCTCTATCCCCCGCCTATGAAGCGATTGCCAACCGGTCCCTCGATACGTATACATATGATCCCCAAAAAGCGCAGTTATTGCTCAAACAAGCCGGGTGGGAACCCGGACCCGACGGCATCATGCAGAAAAACGGTAAAAAGTTTTCCTTTACCCTTGCAGCCCAGGCTGGGAACCCGCGCAGAAACTACGCGGCAACAATTATCCAGCAAAACCTCCGTGAGATAGGCATAGAATGTGAGCTTAGAATCGACGAAAAACTTATTTTCAACAAAAGCCAGAACGAATTCCTCTACGATGCCGCACTATCGGGCCTTGCCGCCGAAACCCTGCCGTTTCAGCTTATCATCTGGGGCTCGGATTTCCAGAACAGGCCTTTTAACTCCTCGGCTTTTCAACACGCGAAACTCGACAGGGTAATAAGCCAACTAAGCACTCCCCTTCCGGAAAACGAAAGCCTTCTCTTATGGCAAGAGTACCAAAAAATACTTCATGAAGAACAGCCGAGAACCTTCCTTTACTACTATGACGAACTCGAGGGATTCAGCAAACGGATTAAAAACGTGGAAGTCAATCTTCTCTCGACCCTCTATAACGCATATGAATGGGAGTTGAATTAAAGCTTACTCACATTGGGGCATCCCTTATTTTTACTATATTCTTGAGCTTTTTATTACGATCATGTAGTCCATAAGTCAAGACCAACCAGTATGCCTCGTTATACTCCCGAACAGCTTGAAAAAAGAAATCTTTCCGTATGGACAAAAGTGCAGGGCATCCTTGCACCCATACAGTTTGTTGCTTTCATAGCCGGCCTTGCCGTGACCATTCTGTACAAATTAGACATGGGTATCGACAACTTTGCCTGGGTGACCGCTTTTATCATTCTGAAAACCGTTATTTTTCTCCTCATTTTTATCACAGGAGCGTTTTTCGAAAAAGACGTCTTCGACCAATACGTTTTTGCACCGGAGTTTTTTTGGGAAGATGTCGGCAGCACTATAGCAATAGTCATTCACCTTGGCTACTTTATCTTATTTTACATGGGCCTGGATGAAAATGTCCTTATCTGGACTGCACTCCTTGCTTATCTGAGTTACTTGATTAACGCAGCACAGTTTCTGTTCCGCCTGATCATTGAAAAACAGCATGCGAGAAAAACCCAAACCGCAAACTGAAGCCAGCAGATCCGCCATGAAAGCAAAAGCAATCGTTTTTACCGGTGTTCGTCAGATAGAAGTGAAAAACGTAACGCTCAAACCGGTGTTATCGACCGATGTACTCATTGAAACGCATTGGTCTTCGATCAGTACAGGTACCGAAAAAATGGCATTCAACGGCCTTATTCCTTCACCGCCTTTCATCTTTCCGTTTATACCGGGTTATGAAACCGTAGGTAAAATCACACAGGTCGGGGCTCACGTCAATGAAAATCTCATCGGCAAATATGCCTACATTGCCGGATCTTTCGGATACCAGGACGTCAATGCCGCTTTTGGAGGGGCATCACAGTTTGTCGTTTGTCCGGTCGAAAGCATTACGGTACTTGAAGGCATTGACGACCCGAAATGCGGCATTGCGCTTCCCCTTGGAGCAACAGCACTCCATTTTATGGATCTTGCAGACATAGCAGGAAAAAAAGTTCTTGTTCTTGGCCAGGGGGCTGTAGGTATTCTCGCCGTCCAGCTGGCCAAACACATGGGAGCAAAACTTGTTGCGGCTACAGAACCCTATCAGAACCGTCTTAACTTCTCTTCAGCCGATCTGAAAGTAAATCCGTCAATCCAGGATGTTTCAGCAGCCCTCGCTGGAAATGAGTTTGATGTCATGATAGACAGTACCGGTGTCATGAACGCTATCGAAACCGGTCTGCGCTTCCTGAAGTTCCACGGTAAAGTAATTTTTGGAGGCTACTACCAGCGAATGAACATCGATTATTCACAAGCCTTTGAAAAAGAACTGTCATTTGTCGCTGCACGTCAATGGGCCAAAGGTGACCTGCTCCGTGTCAGGGATCTTATCAGAACCGGAAAACTGAACACAAAAAAGATATTCACCCATAGCCACTCCGTTGATACCGATCTTGCCGAAGCGTACCATCAAGCCTTCAACGATCCGGACTGTTTAAAGATGATTCTGAGCTGGAAAGAGTCTGATACCGAAACCCTGCCAGAATAGGAATATCATATCTGTATGACACCACGCACTATAGCCATATACGGAAAGGGAGGCATCGGGAAAAGCTTCACAACAACCAACCTGAGCGCAACGTTTGCGCTTATGGGAAAAAAAGTACTGCAGCTGGGATGCGACCCGAAGCATGACTCGACAACGTCGCTCTTCGGAGGAATCTCACTGCCTACTGTTACAGAAGTTTTTGCAGAAAAAAATGCCCGTAATGAACAAGTGCAGATCAGCGACATTGTCTTCAGGAGAGATGTTCCTGACTTTCCACAGCCAATTTATGGTGTTGAACTCGGAGGCCCCCAAGTCGGCAGAGGGTGCGGTGGCAGAGGCATTATCTCCGGCTTCGATGTGCTGGAAAAACTCGGCCTGTTCACATGGGATCTTGATATCATTTTAATGGATTTTCTCGGTGATGTTGTTTGTGGAGGTTTCGCCACCCCATTGGCACGCTCCCTGAGTGAAGAAGTCATTCTTTTGACAACCAATGACCGCCAGTCGATATTCACTGCCAACAATATCTGCAAGGCAAACAACTACTTTAGAACCGTAGGTGGACAATCCAAGCTCCTCGGACTCATCATTAATCGTGACGACGATAGCGGTATTGCAGAAAAGTATGCAGCTGCTGCAGAGATAAACATCCTCATGAAGCTGCCATACGATCCGGCAGCAAGGGACAAGGATGACAGCTTCAACTTCGCGATCCAGCTTCCTGAAATAGGAGAAAAGTTCCGCAAACTCGCCGCTGATATCATCGAAAGAAATATCGAACCCTGCGAAGCGGCCGGGCTTGATTTTCAAACATTTGTCCGTTTGTTCGGAGAGATAAGCGCCGCTCATCCAACCCCTGCCTCGGAAACAGAGCTAACCGGACAACAAACACAAACAAGTCCCGACTTTTCAGCACGAGAAAACGACGATCCCGGTTCATCTGACAACGAAAAGCTGTTATCCTGCGTCGATAAGCTTCCTGATGCCGAACGGGAAATCTACCGCATGATT comes from the Prosthecochloris marina genome and includes:
- a CDS encoding chlorophyllide a reductase iron protein subunit X, which encodes MTPRTIAIYGKGGIGKSFTTTNLSATFALMGKKVLQLGCDPKHDSTTSLFGGISLPTVTEVFAEKNARNEQVQISDIVFRRDVPDFPQPIYGVELGGPQVGRGCGGRGIISGFDVLEKLGLFTWDLDIILMDFLGDVVCGGFATPLARSLSEEVILLTTNDRQSIFTANNICKANNYFRTVGGQSKLLGLIINRDDDSGIAEKYAAAAEINILMKLPYDPAARDKDDSFNFAIQLPEIGEKFRKLAADIIERNIEPCEAAGLDFQTFVRLFGEISAAHPTPASETELTGQQTQTSPDFSARENDDPGSSDNEKLLSCVDKLPDAEREIYRMIDIDKKSVTETAGLQGISESETEKTLSAARTRLRKLFFSL